CCTATCGTTATTTTGATAGGTCTCAACCACCTTCCAGTAATAGACAAGAAAGTGACCACACCAACAGGTCAAGTGTACAATGGAGTAGCATTCCAGGGTAGAATTTGTGGTGTATCTATCATGCGTGGTGAGTAATTCACTTCTTCGATATACATGAAGGCCATACATGCTGATCCCTGTACTGATGCAGCGGGAGAGGTAAGCTTCCTTCGTAGTGGGAATGCAGAATGAATGAGAGAAAATTGTCATTGACGCCGGATGTGACATGTACAGGCCATGGAAGCTGGTTTGAGAGATTGTTGTCGATCAGGTAAGCGATTGATATCTCCTGTCACAAAGAATCCCGCATTTTCCGAAGTCACAAAGTATTCGGGAGCACATTCGACTGCAGCAAACTAACCCGCCTGCCTTCTTGCATAGTGCGAATTGGAAAGGTTAGTCACGGAACTACTGCTTGACTGGATAATCACGCAATGATTCGTATAAATGGTGTGAGGAGGAGTGGAGCTGACCGTGCGGGTACCCATTCTGCTATTCATATGAAAAAACCAAACCTATCATACAGATACTGATTCAACGAGTACGTGATGTCCATTCTCTTCTCTTGTGATAGTTCGTTATACTTACATCGCGCTGTTTTGTATGTAGGATGAAGAAACATACCAACCTAAATTATTCGTAAGTTCGCTATATATTGCGACAACTGCAGACGTCAGGCTGATCGTCTCGATCTCGACAGTATGCCAAACTCCCTGATGATATAGCTAAGCGATATGTCCTCCTTCTTGACCCTATGCTTGGTCAGTTGGTGTATCCTCTTATAGGAAAGAGTTTCAACTGATTATGGGCACAGCTACCGGTGGATCTTGTATAAAAGCCATAGAGGTATTGCTCGAACATGGAGtagaagaggagaagataTTGTTCTTGAACCTTGTAAGCCAATACTCTCGCGAGCATATTCCGCAGAACGCTAATCATCCTCCTACTCTGGAATAGATCGCCTCACCTGAGGGCATACAAAAAGTATGCACTCGATTCCCTAAGCTCCGAATCGTGAGTCACCGGTCGAATGTCTTGACGTATAGGCAAAGCTTGGTCGGTAGGCTGATGCGTTTTTATCCGTCTGTTAGATCACTGCTTGGGTAGATGAAGGTCTTGACAGTAATTCGTACATCGTGCCAGGTCTAGGTGATTTCGGGGACAGGTGAGTTCTTGACGATGTGACTTAAACTATTTTGGCCAGTGctgatcttctttattcGCAGGTATTTCTTATAGATTGGGACTTTAGTTGTTGCATTAACTCCAACAAACAAGTCTTTTCGTTTCGTTTACATGTGTCATGCATCGCATTCACAGTATTTTTCTGGAATAAAGAAACTCACTGCCACCAGATAGATATGATCTGGTAAACGATGAGCAACGCCACGTTGATGACCGGTTAATAACCCCGGTTAAATTTCCGAAATGAGATTTTACATTTTTTCCACCTGATCTTCCTTTTACACCTTTATTTTAGATCGCAGCTGAACATCATCTTTGACtc
The window above is part of the Kwoniella pini CBS 10737 chromosome 11, complete sequence genome. Proteins encoded here:
- a CDS encoding uracil phosphoribosyltransferase, coding for MSSPNVITTCLPASGSNVHKVELPENALVLSPTRQLQSLLTIIRDEKTQRTSDRIIRLLVEEGLNHLPVIDKKVTTPTGQVYNGVAFQGRICGVSIMRAGEAMEAGLRDCCRSVRIGKDEETYQPKLFYAKLPDDIAKRYVLLLDPMLATGGSCIKAIEVLLEHGVEEEKILFLNLIASPEGIQKVCTRFPKLRIITAWVDEGLDSNSYIVPGLGDFGDR